A region of Halalkaliarchaeum desulfuricum DNA encodes the following proteins:
- a CDS encoding proton-conducting transporter transmembrane domain-containing protein gives MSELAWLASVIILVPILSAVIPVVASLRYDRAGWWVTAVSLGVTFFLTLVLLLEILAVGTIRYEMGGIPAPFGVELYADAFSGTVLLLDILMALGVLAYTRTAGPRGNAFYSGYLLLTGGMMGIILTGDLFNLYIFLEMMGIAAYALVASAESRWSTYAAFKYLILGTVGAMLYLLGVAFAFAATGTLNMADLSIRLAEVGYTDPVVVASFALMTIGLALKIALFPLHTWLADAHAAAPSAISALISGLMPAVAVYAFVRVIYSVFTTDFLAANPIIAEGLIYGTILSLLIGNVFAILQRQIKLMLAYSTISQFGLIVVGLMIANERALFGSILQMFGHGIIKGGLFILAGMFAIRFDAYTLEEYAGLAKRAPVLGATFVALSITMIGLPPSVGFMGKWYIALGAIEEGLWLIAVLIVLSTVMTLAYVVPFINRLYFHPFDDDRPDRSKVTIGMVVAVVLAAVVGIGLGLMSAWIETVLRETIQVLVK, from the coding sequence GTGAGCGAACTCGCCTGGCTGGCCAGCGTCATCATCCTCGTCCCGATTTTGTCCGCCGTCATCCCGGTGGTCGCCAGTCTCCGGTACGACCGGGCCGGCTGGTGGGTCACGGCGGTCTCCCTCGGTGTCACGTTCTTCCTTACCCTGGTTCTCCTCCTCGAGATCCTGGCGGTCGGCACGATACGATACGAGATGGGCGGTATTCCCGCACCGTTCGGGGTCGAACTGTACGCCGACGCCTTCTCGGGTACGGTACTTCTCCTGGACATCCTCATGGCGCTCGGCGTGCTCGCATACACCCGGACCGCCGGCCCGCGGGGGAACGCCTTTTATAGCGGCTATCTGCTGCTCACCGGTGGGATGATGGGGATCATCCTCACCGGCGACCTGTTCAACCTGTACATCTTCCTCGAGATGATGGGGATCGCAGCATACGCGCTCGTCGCCTCTGCGGAGTCCCGGTGGTCCACGTACGCCGCGTTCAAGTACCTGATTCTCGGGACCGTCGGCGCGATGCTGTATCTCCTCGGGGTCGCGTTCGCCTTCGCGGCGACCGGAACGTTGAACATGGCGGATCTGTCGATCCGGCTGGCCGAAGTCGGGTACACCGACCCGGTCGTCGTGGCGAGCTTCGCGTTGATGACGATCGGTCTCGCGCTCAAGATCGCGCTGTTTCCGCTGCACACCTGGCTGGCGGACGCTCACGCGGCCGCCCCCAGCGCGATCAGCGCACTGATCTCGGGGCTGATGCCGGCGGTCGCCGTCTACGCGTTCGTCCGCGTGATCTACTCGGTGTTCACCACCGATTTCCTCGCGGCCAACCCGATCATTGCGGAGGGGCTGATCTACGGGACGATTCTCAGCCTCCTGATCGGAAACGTCTTCGCGATCCTCCAGCGGCAGATCAAACTCATGCTGGCGTACTCGACCATTTCCCAGTTCGGGCTGATTGTGGTCGGACTGATGATCGCAAACGAGAGGGCGCTGTTCGGCTCGATCCTGCAGATGTTCGGCCACGGGATCATCAAGGGCGGACTGTTCATCCTGGCGGGGATGTTCGCGATCCGGTTCGACGCGTACACGCTCGAGGAGTACGCTGGGCTGGCAAAGCGGGCTCCGGTACTGGGGGCGACGTTCGTTGCCCTTTCGATCACGATGATCGGGCTCCCTCCCTCAGTCGGGTTCATGGGGAAGTGGTACATCGCGTTGGGGGCCATCGAAGAGGGGTTGTGGCTGATCGCGGTTCTCATCGTTTTGAGCACGGTGATGACGCTCGCGTACGTGGTACCGTTCATCAACCGGCTGTACTTCCACCCGTTCGACGACGACCGGCCGGACCGATCGAAAGTCACGATCGGCATGGTGGTCGCGGTCGTCCTCGCCGCGGTAGTCGGGATCGGTCTGGGCCTCATGTCCGCGTGGATCGAGACAGTACTCCGTGAAACCATCCAGGTGCTTGTCAAATGA